One Pyrus communis chromosome 4, drPyrComm1.1, whole genome shotgun sequence genomic region harbors:
- the LOC137731415 gene encoding uncharacterized protein, whose amino-acid sequence MGSEEWRQWQLEWLPSPQNTSSNGCRVPASYNVAISHELVNVLKEITLLNKIVILVVLQRLYQQGARVLWIHNTGPHGDYHIHCGRNAIVVEAMAITVGGMRLLWKLWRLPYPLWEESDLLTALKLRWDAVHYSDAANDLIANQTMGGSLSNSPASIAEACRNPPQF is encoded by the exons ATGGGGAGTGAAGAGTGGAGGCAGTGGCAGTTGGAGTGGTTGCCAAGTCCACAAAACACGTCAAGTAATGGTTGCCGAGTCCCAGCAAG CTACAATGTTGCTATTTCGCATGAACTTGTAAATGTTCTTAAAGAGATTACACTCTTGAACAAAATAGTGATATTGGTAGTCTTGCAGCGACTCTACCAACAAGGAGCAAGAGTTCTTTGGATTCACAACACAGGTCCCCACGGCGATTACCATATCCATTGTGGGAGGAATGCGATTGTTGTGGAAGCTATGGCGATTACTGTGGGAGGAATGCGATTGTTGTGGAAGCTATGGCGATTACCATATCCATTGTGGGAGGAAAGCGATTTGTTAACGGCACTGAAGTTGAGATGGGATGCGGTGCACTATTCCGATGCTGCAAACGACTTGATAGCCAACCAAACTATGGGCGGCTCTTTGTCCAACTCTCCAGCCTCAATCGCTGAAGCATGTCGCAATCCTCCACAGTTCTGA
- the LOC137730665 gene encoding GDSL esterase/lipase At5g14450-like, with product MDRARFISIGRWWRGKWGLKKSVEAVAVGVVLVAALSTSFGLVPQKKSCSACQFPAMYNFGDSNSDTGSFSATFYRLPSPYGYTFFGKPSGRFSDGRIIIDFIAQKLGFPFLSAYLNSIGANFHFGANFAIGASTIQPLDVRTFGDGYSPISLNVQLSQFAQFKARVNELFPRDERSYVKAGLPRAEDFSKALYTLDIGQNDLSAGLSWKTADQLLENVSSITAQLALTIEQLYQQGARVFWIHNTGPLGCLPSTLAYKMAEPGDLDQNGCLKRYNEVCQEFNRQLKERVLKLRAKLSEAVLTYVDIYAAKYTLISEAEKYGFTSPLAQCCGSYGDVPVRCGVKAIVNGTKVGGPCSNPSQHINWDGGHYSDAANEWLATRIMDGAFSDPPVSITEACHKTPQF from the exons ATGGACCGTGCGAGGTTTATTTCCATCGGCAGGTGGTGGAGAGGAAAATGGGGACTGAAGAAGAGTGTGGAAGCAGTGGCGGTTGGAGTTGTTTTAGTTGCTGCTCTTTCAACTTCCTTCGGCCTTGTACCACAGAAGAAATCGTGCAGCGCTTGTCAATTCCCGGCAATGTATAACTTTGGGGATTCAAATTCGGACACTGGTAGTTTCTCAGCGACATTTTATCGGCTTCCTTCTCCCTATGGCTATACCTTCTTTGGTAAACCTTCTGGCAGGTTCTCAGACGGGCGTATCATCATCGATTTTATAG CTCAAAAGTTGGGGTTTCCATTTTTAAGTGCTTATCTGAATTCTATCGGAGCAAACTTCCATTTTGGAGCGAATTTCGCGATTGGAGCATCTACGATTCAGCCACTAGATGTCAGGACGTTTGGAGATGGATATAGCCCCATCTCTCTTAACGTACAGCTTTCGCAATTTGCACAGTTCAAAGCACGTGTAAATGAGCTTTTCCCTCGAG ATGAAAGGTCATACGTCAAGGCCGGCCTCCCAAGAGCAGAGGACTTCTCCAAGGCCTTGTACACTTTAGACATTGGACAAAACGATCTTAGTGCCGGGTTAAGCTGGAAGACGGCAGACCAGCTGCTGGAAAACGTCTCCAGCATAACAGCGCAGTTAGCCTTGACAATCGAG CAACTCTACCAACAAGGAGCAAGAGTTTTTTGGATTCACAACACAGGTCCGCTCGGGTGCTTGCCGTCAACTCTTGCATATAAGATGGCAGAACCCGGCGACCTGGATCAGAACGGTTGCTTGAAGCGGTACAATGAGGTGTGTCAAGAATTTAACAGGCAGCTCAAGGAGAGAGTGCTTAAACTAAGAGCCAAACTTTCAGAAGCAGTCCTTACTTACGTCGATATCTATGCAGCAAAATACACACTTATCAGTGAAGCGGAGAAGTATG GTTTTACGAGTCCTCTAGCTCAATGCTGTGGAAGCTACGGTGATGTCCCTGTCCGTTGTGGGGTGAAAGCTATTGTTAATGGCACTAAAGTTGGAGGTCCTTGTAGCAATCCTTCTCAGCACATTAACTGGGATGGAGGGCACTATTCTGATGCTGCGAACGAGTGGCTAGCCACCCGCATTATGGACGGCGCATTCTCTGATCCTCCGGTTTCAATCACCGAAGCATGTCACAAAACTCCACAGTTTTGA